The nucleotide window ACATAGTGGTTGTTGACGAAGAAACTGAGGGGTAAATCAGTAGAAAATAACGAAACTGAGATTAAGAGGACTTTATGTAGACCCTTTCATAGCCGCGATTATATTATGCCTTGCTTCATGAAGAATCTATCGAATTGCGAATATTAAGGTTCTCATCGAATTTACGACACTTTCTAAGGGAAATTAGGATTTACATAGCGGAGGTGGCTACACAAATACTTTAGCACGGATAGAATCCGCTTGCACGTTCAAACTCGGTGTTAATTGTTTGATGTAAAGAGTCTCGTTCACAAGACAATCGAATTTGCATTTcttgagaactttgaaacagCGATATAAATCAGTTGTAACTCTTGATCtcgcatttgttaattttattctcatttgtaaccttgataatggcgtcatgaagtcgccgaaacgtcggcagattatatcgcttgtttttacttgtctatGTATTACTAAATCGTTGTTAATGCAAATTAGGATTTATAGCAAAACATCATTCGTGAATGAGTGCAGGTGTGTCGATGTTCATTCTTAGCTGCTTATAAGAAATGGAGTACTACAACAAGTGGGGTTATCCACGGCGATCGTGTAAAATGATGTGAGGCGTGGCCCTGACCATACGCATGCGCACCGCAATCACACTACCCGGAGCGCTGTTCTGGCCTTAGCCATTggatattatattatatattatatattgtaTTATATGACCCTGGATGTTCCCATGACGTAACTTTTTTTGGAACGGGCAAGattgtgataataataattattaataattgtcattagtataattactcaggtgattcaggaggtaataggctcctgggtgattatagaaatccttgcgctctcattggccaaaaatggcgtcatattccgctataatcacctccgcagaggtgattatagcgggaggagaAATTTTTACAATGGCCGCCTCGCGCTTGGTTGATGTGtctgaagaggaaattaatttaatgaaagaaaatgccattccgaggaataccaaatacgccacaaagttcggaatgacactcTTCAAAGGTAAGATGTGAAAATTGTACTAAATGTatctaagaaaccatttaaattcccgtgaatgaaaattatattttgctTATTACGAGATGCATGAATAACTTAAGcttaaatcaaaacaactattaaattttcgcaacactttatttacctaacagaatggtttcaacaacaaaccGAATTTACCACTGAATTTGAGGCAATGGATGTCAACGAGATGAATAAATGTTTGTCAAAGTTTTACGTCTCATTCAGGAGGAAAGACGGCACTTTTTACAAGAGAAATAGTCTGTTGTCCGTGCGAGCGAAGTTGTTCACTGACGCGtgacaatgacaaataaaatttaataccTTTgtttaggtatttctataatcacctgagtaattatactaaaacaagtattcgcctcaggctcgtgaatattggtgaatattcccctcgacttcgtctcggggaatattcaccaatattcacttcgcccttggcgaataattgttaattattattcattcttGCGTGCGCATCTTTAATTTTGACTTCATTGCCCGTAAGGGCCTTTTCCTATCCTCTGAGTTCTATGAATGGTTTACTAGTGGAGTCTATAACAGCAATACTATTTGTCATGTTCCATTCCTTCCTTTCTTCATAACAGTTTTTGTTCATTCCATGCCGTAACACTTCAACTTTCCAAGCGTGTGGAAACCTTCTTCGCCATCATTGCCGGTATCTCCAAATTTCATCTGTATCACGGGAAGGTGGGACTTTTCGGTCAGAAGACCGCTGTCTTCACGCCACGTGCCATCGTTTTTCTCGCAGTTACATCCAAAAGCCGGGTCTGCGCAGGAATTGGGTGATGAAACGccgcatgcgcatttgttgtGATCAGCTGGTGTGGCCCCTCCCCAGTAGGTCATTTTGGCTGCAGTTCTTGACACCCACCACGCAGTGTCGTCGCGAAAAATAAGGGAACCGCGGCACTCGTACTTGATAAACTGCTCGCAATGAGTGGACACATCTGTGAGATAAGCCAACTGTGGCATATTAGTTAGGCCTGTTGCTATGTAATGGACGTTGCGGACATAACTTCCTCTTCGCTCATACCCTTTCACGTGCATTCTCTCTTCACTGTCGTGACTGATGACTGTCACGCCAACTCCATTCTTGTCAGTCATGTCACAAAATACAGTGAACGGTTTGTGGCTTCCCTCGTCATCGGGATCGATGACATAAGCGCCACTTGTAGCTTGTGGGCTGTAATATTTGATCTCACTGCAGGATTTTCCTAGAAAAAGATTGTTCGACATTAAAACGTCACCCAAAGGAGGTGAGGCTGGACTCCGTGGTCAGTCAGCTTTGCTATGTCAAATAATTGAGAATCATGAGGATCACGATTCAATTTCTTATTGGAtaaagaatttcttttttttaatgagcAGGATTGGATTTATAGAACATGAATGTCTTTTTTTACGATATTTGTCTGAGTTCTCGCACGCTctttggctaatttttatcatcGATAAGAGTACGGACaaataacattttaatttaagcGAAAATTAACTTGAACCGTCAACCCCTCAACTttttaacaaatgaaattttattgattGTTGTGAGTAGCCATTCAGAAATCGAGAAAAGCTATTGACAATGTTCACGTCGACTTGAATAAAATTCAAGTTTACGGCTGTTTTCTGCGTCTTTTCCCGTCATTTTAAACTGGCAGTTAACttgcctgcggctcgtgatttccACAGCCACTTTGACAATGTCATGACGCAATTCATGATCATCAACAAAAGGACAGACGCATTACAAATTGATATCAACGACATTTCTTAAAACTATCTTTGCAAATCAACTCCAGACTACCTTTCACAGTAAGCTAGCCAGCAGTTGGCTTTTTATCACAATTTGTCTTGAAGGGTGTGTTAACGTTGCATTTTGTATATTTATCTGATATTTATTTGGCAAGAAATACATGCCACCTAAAGTTTCTGCGAGTAAATTGTCTTTACCGCAAACGGTAAACCATTTAAGATGTTTACGGCTAAATCTTAACGTTAACTAACAAATATTAGCAATTACCACTTCCTACCTTTGCGTTCACAGTGAGAGGCAGCAAATCCAGGCTCACAAACACAGCGAAAGCTATTCAGCTCATAGTCTGGGATACAGATTCTATTATTCTGACAATGGTGTTGTTGGCATGGAGACTGCGAAAAATGCGATATTCTCAATTTTAGCAAGTGTGCTCTGGGCCATTTTGATCTTaaaattcatttctttctctAAAGTACAAAGGCAAGTTTCAAGATTCATGCTCATTTCCACCCAAAGGAAAGTTACAAATTAAacaggatttctagtttctaaagaaactgtggtgctgcgtcgtcGGGAGAGATCAAAAACacaaatttagttttatcaaacgagttgataaaggttgaattaccaccgtgaaagatttagaaagctgacgtttcgagcgttagcccttcgtcagagcgaagggcaaACGCTCGAAACTGTAAATTTCAATTTAAGACCCTGTTTCAAGCAGGTAGGGTAACGCTGGTGCAAGGGTTACCCTGACAGGAGGGTTACCCTGGCGCTGCcacatttcttctttttttttcatcggtGTGTTTACAAGGCAGCTGGGGTTACCCTAGCACTAGGGCAACCCTAGCTGAGCGATAGGGTTACCCGAGCACCAGGGGAACCCTCGCTTCCTTGTAAACGCTCTTCTAGGGATAACTCGcctacccgggacaactttttaCTTGTTTCCAAACCCTTTGAATGTTGCCAACAATACGTGCAGTTACCAAGCATATTAAGTTGCCCGGGTGGTAGGGCTACCCTACCTGTGAAATTTTGCTTGTAAACCCGGGCTATTTTTGACCCGCCTGCTAGGGTAACCCCCTAGCACTAATTTACCCAACCTGTTTGTAAAGAGGGCCCTACAGTCGAATAATGCTTCTTGATTGAAGAGAGAAAAAGGGGATATAATGTTTGACAGTACACTGTGCACCGCTAATCGAAATGTCTTAAGCGTTTTTTGAATTGTGACGAGTTGAAGCAGAAATTTATCATGCTttaataatttaaaagttttcagtttttaatttctttaatgctttttttttaatttcaggaaAACGACAGAAGGACCCCTTCTGTGAACCAAATACGGCTTAGCACGCCGATAAATACAAAGGTGTGACTCAGCCTGAGGTCTTAAACCAATTAATAATAAATGAgcatttttttcatcttttcaaacGCGATGAAACCAAGTGCGAACCATTTTGCTTTGATAAAAAGTCGTAATCGAAGCTATGGAACAATTGCTGTGGATTAATCAAATGGTATTGACCTCAACActggaaataaagaaaaaaagatgtaTTGCGTATTCGAATACCTTTTTAACAAGACCAAGATTATGCAAATTCAAGAAACCAACTAAAAAAATGGATTGAACAAATAAGAAAAACCTTTGGTATGCCTTTCTTGTAATAATGTTAAATTGCCAATGGAAATCTTGTGCTTAACATGCATGGACATAAAAATAGATGTTTTTAGCATTCTTTCAAAATGTAACTTGCTCTCTTAGTGAAGAGATTTGAATCCTCAATTAGAAAGCATCGAGCATTGAGGACCTTGAGGCTACTGACCTTTTTAATATTTCAGTAGTGAAATAAATATTCATATaactgacaaataaaaataaatataataataattcttttttaaattattctttaagTCGTGAAGCCCGAAAAGAGGGGCATCTTTCCCAGCAGTTAAAAACACAGAAACCGAACCGACTATTCAAAAAGCCTTCATTCAATTTATCACATCTCAGTGGCGCATGTCTTCTCAAATTGCTACATtttgcaatattaattttgacctCACTTTTTTCTTGGACTCagtacaataaaaaaataatttttcgtTCTTTGAAACGCGAGAACAGTGTACAAAATTTTAACTAGTATCAAAGAGACCTTCGAACTTCTAAAGAAAGTTCTATCAGTGTAGCTGCACCTCTTCTCAAGACTGTATCATTTTAAGTTTTGCTTGAAGATGGCGATAAATTGTTCGGTCGAATCCTTGATCATTTTTAAACGCAACGAAAGAGGAAGCAATGGCATAAGGAAGAGGCAAATAAAGGAATGGTACGACCAGCCAAGTTttcttcaaactgaaaaatgaataattCAAAGGAACTTTGAAAAATATGGTAACGGCTGACTGATTTATTGTTATGATGTTAAAATGGCCTTTACTTCCCAAATAATAAATGATATTTACCCATGGACTGTAATGGTGGAAGGTAACGCTCCCTTGGAAGGCCTCTGATGTTGCCCTGAATTTGTCAGTAGCTAACAAGTCACACTGATAGAGACCTTCTGAGTCAGGATGAGCCGCCAAGTTGAACGAAAGACACTGTGGTTCACCAATGCATCGGAAAGCACAAGCCAGTGGCCCGTTAAGTGCAAATGACTTTAGTTTAGTAACCACCAATTGATGGTTGGCATCTTGAGTGAAACTTCCAAATGACAAACTTCCGAATTGGTGACGAAAAAGTGAATTTTGCATCCAAGCATCAACAGCAACTGTTAGATGCCCCAAAAACAGCCAAATTGCAAAAGGAACGCATGCCattttctcagattttcaaactttctgcCGTGGTGAATCAAAGCCTCTGTTATTTTTTGACAACTATTTCAACTTTTAAAGAACTGATGCTTCCCAATACGTCATTGATTAATAATGCATTGTACCGTCTTCGTTACAGCTGCTCTGTTGAACTATCGTGTTTGACAGGCCATTCACATAAAATTAGACcgttaacaagaaaaaaaaatttttgtgcgtagttagtttttttttattgcactGATTCCAAGAGAAAAATGTTGTCCAAAAGTAACATTGCAAAATGTATCAATTTGATAAGACAAGCGCCACTGAATgagaaaaaaactgaatatgTTTTTGAATAATCGGCTTGCCTATTTTTCGTTAAGTGGTGACTTCCTCTTCTTGACTTCACGACTGAAGCAAAATATGATTAATGATTGTTTGTTCATTACCTGGAATCCTACTTTCATTTCTCAGTAACAAATAATTTGTTTGGAAATGAATGATTACAAAGATCAGTAGCCTTCCTAAAGCGAAATGGCCCCAATGGTTTGGCCCCGGCCCTTCAGGAGTATACAGAAGACTGAACAGCACGAattatataataacaataataataatagtaactcATCAAGCCTTTTGCGTTTTGCATTCTCTATTTTGCATTCTATGTATAGTCAAAATCACTACTGCCATCCTAGTGGTGAGGGCTCGCAAAATCCAGTTGTTTGTGATCAAAAGTTCAATATCTTGACCTAAAATGGTCTTCAGATAACAGAAAACCTTGCTTACAGTTCTAAAGTATTTGTATAGCGTATaggaaataatttattggttTTGGATCACCATATTTTGCTCACAATTATCTATGTCCGTCATAGAATATTTGAAAGTTGATAAAAATCCAATTTTACACCTGCAAGAGTAATTACGGTTATTCTACGTTAGAAAGGAGTTCAGTAAATGCGATGATCCGAAATGGCATCGAATATCGACTGAataatatacatatattttttttaccaataaATAATTAGGAATAAAATAAACCCTGAAAATTGAGGATTTAGGGGACAAAAGGGGTTTTCTTTTAGCATGGCTTCAGATTAAAGAATTTAGCCTTCTACAAACATAAGAAAGCACTCAAATCAATTAAACAGCAGTCCTCTTTCTTGTCTTgttggaaaaaggaaaaaacgacTGAGTTTAATACATCGTATTATAACTAAGTAATAAATGATGCATGGTGCTACGGAAGAAATGAAATTTCGGCTCAAATCCTGGCCTATATGAGGAGTGTATTCTTCTTAAGATGAAGCCGGTTGTTTTAGAATTAGTTTCCCTCCTTTCCGTGGTAAAGATGACCAGCGCTTGGCGGCAGAAAGCTCCATACAAGCTCGAAAATGGCTTTCTAGCTTACGAAAGCTTCATTCCATCGTTTAATCGCTCCTTATCGACAACGAAAATTGTAGTCTCTTTGGCCAAGGACAAGTTGGATTGTGGATTCGCGTGCATGGCTGAAGCCAAGAGTGTTTCGTTCAACATTAATTGCAAGCAATCCAATGGCTTCAGTTCCTTTGTGAGTTGCTGGACATTGATATGTTTCATGCCCAATGGGAAGCTACAACTCAATGCTTCATTTCACCATTTTAGCTTAGTAAGCGATATTTGGTTTTAAGCTTATCTTTTGCCCTATGatctatttttttcctaaatgAAATATAGCAAATGTATTTCATTTAATGGCAAATCATCGAGAGTGAAACgctaactttttttttgaaatcGGTTTGAGATCATTTATGAAGTTCAGAATGCAAGTGTCCGTTCTAAGCCAGGGTTCGCCtcagttgaatgaattttgaagATTCTCTTGGGATCCAGGATTCGTTGCTTTCATTTTGGTCTTTTAAAGCGACATTTAGTATGCGATTACTTTATATGTTCTAGAATGGTTTCCTCGTCCTTAACCCCACTTTAAAACGTTCGCATTGTTATGTCATTTCTTTCTGGTTTTTCTGGTAACAGTACAAAGTGCTGTTTATCAGTAGGTTAAAAAGGTTGCATTGGCCACAAAGCACTGACTAAGTGCAGAAATATACAAATTTGAATTTGTAATAATAGAAGAATCATAGTCCACAACGcgtttttaagtttttcttttcaaataacAATCCGACGTCTTCTTACCAAAATTAAGCATCTGCGTTTCACAACATCTGCTAAAGATAAAGTTCAACAATTTGAAAAGGAATTGTTTTAATTAACATTCCCTGTGGCTGTTGTTCAGAGTTGATTTCCTGAGATCATTTTATATACATGTTATTTTTCCATTGCTGATCTAACGATTTTGATTTAGATTTGGGACGGATAAGCGTTTTTTCAAGTCCAACAACGTAATTTTTGGTATTGGAAGAAGTTATTGATATCACTCAAAATTGGTACATCAGTGAAATAGATGCGAGATTCGGCATAATTAGACAGCGCGCATGTTTGCCGTAGGCATACCTTGTCTATAATCTGACTTCTTATTTGATAGATCTGCACGCACTTGAGCCTTTTTAATGactgaccaatcagagtgcTTTGATTAATTTATAACCCATTTTTTGCACGGAATTAACCCTTTCTGCTCTCAGTTACAACCCATGCATTATTCTACCAGTCAAATTGTTACTCATCATATTAGAAATCAACATATAGTAACTCTAACTTATTCCACAGTCGAAGTCTCCATGTGTCAATCATAGCTGTCACAGTGGAAGCGCTTGTGTTCCTGAATACGAAGAGAACACCTATCGATGCAAATGTCAACCAGGATTTGCTGGCATTCATTGTGAGCGTAAAGGTATGATGGAACTCGTGTGTGAAAGGACACAACCCTCGGTCGTCCTcttttattttcccatttctTCTTCAACGAAATTCTACTTCCATTAAAGCAACGCCCAGAATTTTCTAGTTAAATTCAATATCTCATATTTCCAGATACAGGAGATAAACTTCACAAGGTGACCTACGCTCGTTGCAAATCTGAAGAGTGTCGACAGCCTTGACTAAATATACTCAAAATGCCACCATTAAACTTTTTCCTACATGAGAGTTTACGACAAAATGggacaataggccttttgcaactaacgatcacgtggtacaaaatccaccatgctggagggcaagctcattattattcccgcactgggactttaaaacaaagagacctgaaccagtgaagcttgacttgcctttgtttggATGTCCCAGCccccagggtagctcgggtaggcgggtgacccttctacccgtGACAACTtatctccatataaacagggcctTAAAGTCGTGAAGCCCGAAAAGAGGGGCATCTTTCCCAGCAGTTAAAAACACACAAAGCGAGCAGACTATTCAAAAAGCCATTCAATTCATCTCATCTCAGTGGCGCTTAATTGCTACATTTTGCAACAGAAATTTTGACCTCACTTTTTTCTTGGACTCAGTACaataaaaaacaagaattttttttcgttcattGACATCCGAGAACCGTGTACGAAAATTTCAATTAGTACAGACTTCGAATTCAAAGAGACCTTCGAACTTCTAAGGAATTCTATCAGTTTAGCTGCAGCTCTTCTCAAGACTCTGTATCATTCTAAGTTTTGCTCGAAGATGTCGATAAATTGTTTGATCGAATCCTTGATCATTTTTAAATGCAACGAAAGAGGAAGCATTGGCATAAGGAAGAAGCAAATAATGGAGTGTTCCGACCTGCCAAGTTttcttcaaactgaaaaatgaatatttcaaaggaactttgaaaaatttggtAAAAGCACACTGATTTATTGTTATGATGTTAAAAATGGCTTTCACTTCCCAAATAATAAATGATATTTACCCATGGACTGTAATGATGGAAGGCATCGCTCGCTTGAAAGTCCTCTGCTGTTGCCCTGAATTTGTCAGTAGCTAACAAGTCACACTGATAGAGACCTTCTGAGTCAGGATGAGCCGCCAAGTTGAACGAAAGACACTGTGGTTCACCAATGCATCGGAAAGCACAAGCCAGTGGCCCGTTAAGTGCAAATGACTTTAGTTTAGTAGCCACCAATTGATGGTTGGCATCTTGAGTGAAACTTCCAAATGACAAACTTCCGAATTGGTGGCGAAAAAGTGAACTTTGCATCCAAGCATCAACAGCAACTGTTAGATGCCCTAAAAACAGCCAAATTGCCAAAGAAGCGCGAGCCATCttctcagattttcaaagttCCTATCCACCCGTGGTGGAGCAAAACCTCTGTTGTTTATCAGCAACTGGCTCACCTTTTATAGATACTTCATTGCTTATTAATGCCTTGCACCTTCTCTTAAAGCTTCTCTTAATGAATAACCATGTCTCACTATAGCCActctcagaaaaaaaagaagttttttttttcgtactaTAAACgttttacaacaacaacaacaacaacaacaaacaaacaacagcaaagactttattttaacaatagagaaaaaggcctttgtagcccgcagttagcagagctattctaggcgggctactaaaactgacactgtataattaataagctctcacacacacacgcacacacacacacattaaataaataagtaaacaagtaaatataaaaaaataaaaaaacaaaaaactaaataaaaaaaaaaaaatgatagataatcgaaataattgttataactaatcttgatatatataaattgcgttagcctgagaggaaaataagggaaaagactCTTAACGGGTCGAAATGGAAGCTGATCAGTTAACAAAAACTAGAAAGATCAATGTAGCgcatatcaacattcatctcctcagtttcaagaattttcaaaagtagGTGAGTCAGCTTGCGCTTAAAAGGTGCTTTTCTTAGCTCACGAAGTTCAGGGGGGATGCCATTCCATATTTTCGCACCAActctggaaaaagaaaacaactgatgaTTTGTTCTCGCCTGTTTTACATAGAAGCTTCCAGCAACTGAGAAACGAGTAGGATAGGAATGAACCTGTTCAGAGCGAgtaaaaagttcagaaatattgggaggGGCACAATGATTTTCGACGTCATGTAACAGCGAGGCAACCAATTTGAAGTAAAGCATTTTATGAATTAATGTTTTCCTCGAGACGTGACTTTCATCAAAAAGCAATCATGTAGACTTTAGCCAGAGGGAGTTTTTTTCGGTTATGTCCATATGAAAGGCCTTTAGCAATTTGGCGTGAAGCCACACTAACTTTTTGAAATGATGAGTTTACATAAAAGTATGGTTCAATTCCAAGAGCCTAGTTTCCTGTCGTAGAGAAGCAAATTTAAACCTCTGTTGTTTATTGGCAACTGACTCAACTTTCACAGAGACTTCATTGCTTATTAATGCATTGTGCCTTCTTAGTTAAAGCTGCTTGGAGTGAATAACCATGACTGGATGGCCACTCTCGAAAAATAGACGTTTCTGTTTTCGTACCTTAAACGTTTCATGAGGGCATGTTTTCCTCGAGACCTGATAATTTCCATCAGAAAGCAGTCATGTAGGCTTTAGCCAGACACAGTTTTTTGGTACGTGTGAAAGGCCTTTTGTAAATTGGCCTGCAGCCACACTGATTTTCTAAAACAGTAGGTGAGTTTGCATAAAAGTACAGTTCAATTCCCAGAGCATAAATTTGGAATATCATTCCTcaattgttcaaaggttggaaagGACTAACCAGCATATACTTTAATATACTATATTAGTACTACCAATATCAATtgagttattcagtggataCTGATTCATGATTCACTGGAACATGCAGTGACGACAGGTGAAAAAGGGAAGCTATACTAAATAATACTAAATAGCATTCATACTTGAAATGCTTGAGACTGGGTCAGGTAATTGACAGCCATAGCGATGCTAAGAGCAGAACAATTTTTAAGacccaaaaacaaagaaaagaaaggaaatggcaCGGCTTAATTTTGCATCTTGGTTCTTTTTGGTGCAGTTTCTGTACATGCCTGGCTCCAAAGCGTTCTTTTTAATCATCGCTTCacaattttttcaaatgaaaagatGCCAACCGTCATTTGATGattacaaaactaaaatcaTTTGCGCAGGACAACTCAGTGGATTATGCATTTAGATGCGCTGGTGAACCGCTGTACTAGTCTTTCGTTAAACTTCGCAGTGTCTACCAGTGTGTCTTGTTAACCAGTGACAAATACAGGGCAACAGCAAAGGCCTCTCAAGCGGACGATGCCTTCCATCGTTCCAGCCCATGGGTGATTTACGGTCCTCAGCTATGGACTTATAAGACATCTTTAGACCCTTTTCAATCCACGCTTGCAGCAAAAATATGATTTAAACCTCGGTTAATGGCGATTTTTAACAATTTGTAATGGTAACAGGACTGAGTAGAGTACATTTCAGGGAGTAAGGCAAGgcagatttgaaattacgacTTTTCCCCGGAATTGTACGACCCGAATTCCCATTGCCAACTAATTGTAAATGACAAAATTGAACCAATTAATTTCGccaatatttgttttcaatgcGCGCCTGTCAGCCTGCTTAGGTAAgtaattttccttgattttgattggctagggtgggctaggtaTTTGAAACcttttgaattgccgatgtaaacacaataaaaaacttttcaccTTTTAagcgttactttacatttttatgcaatgagactacgagtaaatttatactaaaacaattagactactcgccctcgttttctacgagcgatagtcaactcggctgcgcctcgttgactatctgctcgtagaaaactcgg belongs to Acropora muricata isolate sample 2 chromosome 9, ASM3666990v1, whole genome shotgun sequence and includes:
- the LOC136929722 gene encoding contactin-associated protein-like 2 isoform X1; translation: MACVPFAIWLFLGHLTVAVDAWMQNSLFRHQFGSLSFGSFTQDANHQLVVTKLKSFALNGPLACAFRCIGEPQCLSFNLAAHPDSEGLYQCDLLATDKFRATSEAFQGSVTFHHYSPWSPCQQHHCQNNRICIPDYELNSFRCVCEPGFAASHCERKGKSCSEIKYYSPQATSGAYVIDPDDEGSHKPFTVFCDMTDKNGVGVTVISHDSEERMHVKGYERRGSYVRNVHYIATGLTNMPQLAYLTDVSTHCEQFIKYECRGSLIFRDDTAWWVSRTAAKMTYWGGATPADHNKCACGVSSPNSCADPAFGCNCEKNDGTWREDSGLLTEKSHLPVIQMKFGDTGNDGEEGFHTLGKLKCYGME
- the LOC136929722 gene encoding contactin-associated protein-like 2 isoform X2; its protein translation is MARASLAIWLFLGHLTVAVDAWMQSSLFRHQFGSLSFGSFTQDANHQLVATKLKSFALNGPLACAFRCIGEPQCLSFNLAAHPDSEGLYQCDLLATDKFRATAEDFQASDAFHHYSPWSPCQQHHCQNNRICIPDYELNSFRCVCEPGFAASHCERKGKSCSEIKYYSPQATSGAYVIDPDDEGSHKPFTVFCDMTDKNGVGVTVISHDSEERMHVKGYERRGSYVRNVHYIATGLTNMPQLAYLTDVSTHCEQFIKYECRGSLIFRDDTAWWVSRTAAKMTYWGGATPADHNKCACGVSSPNSCADPAFGCNCEKNDGTWREDSGLLTEKSHLPVIQMKFGDTGNDGEEGFHTLGKLKCYGME
- the LOC136929724 gene encoding uncharacterized protein is translated as MKPVVLELVSLLSVVKMTSAWRQKAPYKLENGFLAYESFIPSFNRSLSTTKIVVSLAKDKLDCGFACMAEAKSVSFNINCKQSNGFSSFVSCWTLICFMPNGKLQLNASFHHFSLSKSPCVNHSCHSGSACVPEYEENTYRCKCQPGFAGIHCERKVRGSKSRLTNTAKGKRQKDPFCEPNTA